The following coding sequences lie in one Hippopotamus amphibius kiboko isolate mHipAmp2 chromosome 7, mHipAmp2.hap2, whole genome shotgun sequence genomic window:
- the MORN2 gene encoding MORN repeat-containing protein 2: MPAADPRPARSQGPGLYRSRLAGPSQSGWTPPGREAPQILTTQGGGGGRRVRTLTSGVTRRPRTRAYILRPRKGRPSRARSAASRGGCKDAAPSGPPPRLEAATHPDLTWSGSAAAQLQPHSPEVPGRPSNQVALCGELLLLFLPATELAAQGESQSPENLSSSPVSTPEVFKINFIFPNGDKYDGDCTRTSSGIFERNGIGIHTTPNGIVYTGSWKDDKMNGFGRLEHFSGAVYEGHFKDNMFHGLGTYTFPAGAKYTGNFNENRVEGEGQYTDIQGLEWCGNFHFTAAPGLRLKLHM, encoded by the exons ATGCCAG CTGCCGACCCCCGCCCGGCCCGGTCACAGGGCCCGGGTCTCTATCGCTCCAGACTCGCCGGCCCCAGCCAGTCAGGCTGGACCCCACCGGGCCGGGAGGCTCCTCAGATCCTGACCACTCAGGGAGGGGGAGGCGGTAGACGGGTCCGCACACTGACGAGCGGGGTGACGCGCAGACCACGCACACGGGCCTACATCCTCCGTCCGCGGAAGGGGAGGCCGTCCCGGGCTCGCAGCGCTGCTTCCCGGGGCGGCTGTAAGGACGCGGCGCCCAGCGGCCCGCCGCCCCGCCTGGAGGCCGCCACCCACCCGGACCTCACCTGGAGCGGCTCCGCCGCGGCCCAGCTGCAGCCTCACAGCCCTG AGGTGCCTGGTCGCCCTAGCAACCAAGTCGCACTCTGTGGGGAGCTGCTGCTTCTTTTCCTCCCGGCCACAGAGCTGGCGGCCCAGGGGGAGTCTCAGAGTCCAGAAAACCTCTCCAGCAGCCCTGTGTCAA CTCCTGAAGTATTTAAGATAAACTTTATCTTTCCAAATGGAGACAAGTATG ATGGGGACTGTACAAGAACATCTTCTGGAATCTTTGAGAGAAATGGAATAGGTATTCATACCACTCCTAATGGGATTGTCTACACAGGAAGCTGGAAAGATGACAAG ATGAATGGTTTTGGAAGACTTGAGCATTTTTCAGGAGCAGTATATGAAGGACACTTTAAAGACAATATGTTTCATGGACTGGGGACTTATACATTCCCAGCTGGGGCAAAGTACACTGGAAATTTCAATGAAAATAG gGTGGAAGGTGAAGGACAATATACTGATATCCAAGGACTAGAGTGGTGTGGTAACTTTCATTTCACGGCCGCCCCAGGCCTGAGGCTAAAGCTCCACATGTAG